GTCGCTTTTTAGCTAGTGGTAGTTGGGATAAAACTCTCAAAATTTGGCATGTAGAAACAGGAAAATTAATACGTACCCTAACAGGTCATTCTAATTGGGTTAACTCAGTAAATTATAGTCCCGATGGTCGCTTTTTAGCTAGTGGTAGTCGTGATAATACTATCAGAATTTGGCGAGTAGATAGAAACAATTAGATAGGATTATGAGTGGGCAAGATGGGCGTAGCAATGGACGTAGCAACCGTAATC
Above is a genomic segment from Gloeocapsa sp. DLM2.Bin57 containing:
- a CDS encoding WD40 repeat domain-containing protein, which translates into the protein RFLASGSWDKTLKIWHVETGKLIRTLTGHSNWVNSVNYSPDGRFLASGSRDNTIRIWRVDRNN